The following is a genomic window from Dermatophilaceae bacterium Soc4.6.
GCTGGTCGGCGCCGTGAGCAGCGAGGTCTTCGGGCACCTGGGGGCCGAGACGTTCGCGCGGCCCGAGGTGGCCTTCGAGCACCAGGTCAGGCTCGCCATCGCGGTGGTCACCGACCCCTGAGGGGCCTCCGCCTCACTCGGCCTGCTGATCGCGGCCGAGCTCCTGCTGTCGCGCGTCCTCGCTCAGGCGGGTGACCGCGATCCCCGTCTCGAGCACGACCCGGACGACCACGAGGCAGGCGAGCCCGGCCAGCGGACCCACGACGACGAGCACCAGCAGACCGAGCAGAGGATCCTGCTCGAACGCGTCGAACGAGTAGCCGAGCCACCCGATCACGATCAGCACCATGGCGAGCACGTAGGCGCCCGCGGCGATCGAGGGGGTCACGAACGACGTGAACGAGCGGTCAAAGAGCTTGCCCAGGAAACCAGTGAGGGGGGACGGGGTAATGGGAAAGCCGGTGACGCTGGGGCCGTAGGCGCGACCACCGGGGCCTGCCGGTGGGCCGGCCGGTGGGCCATACGAGAAGGTCGGCGGGGCCGGCGCCGGCGCCCAGGACGGTGAGCCGTAGGGAGGCTGTCCCCCGTAGCCGCCGTAGCCCTCTCCGCTGCCGTACGGCGCCCCCGTGGGCGGTCCGAAGCTCGGCTCCGCCGCGCCGTACCAGGGCTGCTCGGGGGAGGGGGTGGGCTGGGTCGTGCCGTAGGTCGGCTGTTGCGTGCCGTAGGTCGGTACCTCAGGCGTCACCTCTGGCGTCACCTCGGGGGTCACCGGGGTCAGCGGGGTCACCGTGGTCTCGTCGGAGTTTCCGTAGGTGGGCGGCTGCGTCGACATGGGTGCTCCTGGAGGGTGGGGGCTGGGCGGTCAAAACCCTGGGCCGTGCGCCGCGGTGGCTCAGGCCAGCCGACGTGGCCCGTCGCTCGAGTCGTCGGGGCCCGGCTCGAAGGTGAGTACCGCCTCGGTCCACCGGACACCGGCCTCGGTGAGGGCCGAGGTGACGGCATCCGCGAACTCGCCCGCGGCAGACATGCCCTGCGGCTCGCCGTAGGCGTAGTCGAAGCCGACCACGCCGAAGACGGTGGTGGGCATGGTGGTCGGGCCGGGTCGGGCGGCATACCGGGTGTCGCCGGACCCGCTGTGCAGCCAGGCGAGCGCCTCGCCGGGCTGGACCGCGACGGCGTCGACGACGGCGACCCGCTCGGCGGCCGCCGTCAGGAAGGGGCCCACCGTGACGGCATCGCCCTCGATGGTCAGGGAGCGGCCGAGGGTGCGCAGCCGACGGTCGGTGAGGCCCTGGGCCACGGACTCGCCCGCACCGCGCACCGTGCTGGCCGTGCCGATGGCGACCCCAGCGGCGGTGCCAGCGGCGTCACGCGCCGTCCCGGCGGCGGTGCGGGCGGTGTCG
Proteins encoded in this region:
- a CDS encoding DUF4282 domain-containing protein; translation: MSTQPPTYGNSDETTVTPLTPVTPEVTPEVTPEVPTYGTQQPTYGTTQPTPSPEQPWYGAAEPSFGPPTGAPYGSGEGYGGYGGQPPYGSPSWAPAPAPPTFSYGPPAGPPAGPGGRAYGPSVTGFPITPSPLTGFLGKLFDRSFTSFVTPSIAAGAYVLAMVLIVIGWLGYSFDAFEQDPLLGLLVLVVVGPLAGLACLVVVRVVLETGIAVTRLSEDARQQELGRDQQAE